The proteins below are encoded in one region of Micromonospora sp. DSM 45708:
- a CDS encoding ABC transporter ATP-binding protein: MTATASGSAGLTPRHDPGPPTSAVPDLAALQRRAAERAAERAGGRDRLRGHIVCDGLVRIFKTEGVEVVALQGLDLVIDRGELVAIVGASGSGKSTLLNILSGLDTPTAGIARVAEYDLLALSHRKRLAYRREMVGFVWQQTGRNLLPYLTALENVELPMRLARRPGGRRDRRERARRLLDLVGVGYCADRRPGQMSGGEQQRCAVAVAVANDPEILFADEPTGELDEATGAEVFAALRTINAELGVTIVVVTHDHAVSGQVRRTVAIRDGRTASEVRRTARVTADGGTELVSEEYAVLDRTGRMQLPAPFVEALALRDRVRLDLEPDHVEVRPGDRAHTEGNE; this comes from the coding sequence ATGACCGCGACCGCTTCCGGCTCGGCGGGTCTGACGCCGCGCCACGACCCCGGACCGCCGACGTCCGCCGTGCCGGACCTGGCCGCCCTGCAACGCCGCGCCGCGGAGCGCGCCGCCGAACGGGCGGGTGGCCGGGACCGGCTGCGCGGGCACATCGTCTGCGACGGGCTGGTGCGCATCTTCAAGACCGAGGGCGTCGAGGTGGTCGCGCTCCAGGGCCTCGACCTGGTCATCGACCGCGGCGAGCTGGTCGCGATCGTGGGCGCCTCCGGCTCCGGCAAGTCCACCCTGCTCAACATCCTGTCCGGGTTGGACACCCCGACCGCCGGCATCGCCCGGGTCGCCGAGTACGACCTGCTCGCCCTGTCGCACCGGAAGCGGCTGGCGTACCGGCGGGAGATGGTCGGCTTCGTCTGGCAGCAGACCGGCCGCAACCTGCTGCCGTACCTGACCGCGCTGGAGAACGTGGAGCTGCCGATGCGGCTGGCCCGGCGGCCCGGTGGCCGGCGGGACCGGCGGGAGCGGGCCCGCCGGCTGCTCGACCTGGTCGGTGTCGGCTACTGCGCGGACCGCCGGCCGGGCCAGATGAGCGGTGGCGAGCAGCAGCGGTGCGCGGTGGCCGTGGCGGTGGCCAACGACCCGGAGATCCTCTTCGCCGACGAGCCGACCGGCGAGCTGGACGAGGCGACCGGCGCGGAGGTCTTTGCCGCGCTGCGCACCATCAACGCCGAGCTGGGGGTGACCATCGTGGTGGTCACCCACGACCACGCCGTGTCCGGCCAGGTCCGCCGGACCGTCGCCATCCGCGACGGCCGGACCGCCTCCGAGGTACGCCGGACCGCGCGGGTCACCGCCGACGGCGGCACCGAGCTGGTCAGCGAGGAGTACGCGGTGCTCGACCGGACCGGCCGGATGCAGTTGCCGGCGCCGTTCGTGGAGGCGCTGGCCCTGCGCGACCGGGTCCGGCTCGACCTGGAACCCGACCATGTCGAGGTCCGCCCCGGCGACCGGGCGCACACCGAGGGGAACGAGTGA
- a CDS encoding FtsX-like permease family protein — MRLPGAAGRVRAYAGQFLLLAVLTVVTALLITGVPRVADRLTGQGLTEYLAGQPVALRDVTYTTAPTTFPPTLQPVVAGQAGQLAAIEERMPDVVREVVGDRWYVADTVPGRLRGSTLRGDKGLIDLVLRTGNGLREAATLTGGRWPERGVTAAGAIEVALAEAVATGLGVAPGDRFRLSLLDPNGDPLASRPVELVGVWRPNDPGNGVWDALPSMLRLTPPEGDGDPFVAVAYTADAGVDAAAAVGWPVSFGWRYRIAPDRLVPGRLDALIAGVDGLERTRPASVTLTQGVDVPLRRFAAALAAARTLLAVIAAGLLATLAGLSLLAARLAARRRRAEFHLIRARGASTGAVLRRGLAESVLVLPAAAGTGWLLGGLLPGVGASARWVLLAALLATLLPPLAALAVGRRGAGRADLGGRSPTLRLTVEVVVLGVAVLGAFLLRRRGLTPGSVDPLLVSVPVLLAVAAALLALRAYPWPLRLLSRVTARARGSVAFLGTARAGRAASTGPLVVVVLAVATAAFCGVVATGIEAGRDTAAAHAVPGDLLVDGERFAPDTAGELAALPGVRAVAPLLTVRAERPYADRAGRPTPIRELRVLLVDGDRFAEVARRAGVPVSVPGPLLGGGDGSAPLPALVSPTVAAELAEAGLADAGGRRPAWLDVQGNRLPLRVAATTVDGFALVDREVTRFVVLPWPALPADAPHPLAPTGFVLAGPGADPAEVNRVATEGQRRYLRIGTVESGDKARAPQVTSRAAVRAELGGSGVNGLLVFGFVLGAGGGAVLGLLGLAFAVLAGARSRGQVLSRLRTMGLSRRQWRGLLLVELTPLVLVSVLTGAVVGALLPLLLTPVLGLPAFTGGVTVRPAFEPGLVAGVSALALLALGFAITVEAVNNRRMRLGEVLRLGEES; from the coding sequence ATGAGGCTGCCGGGCGCCGCCGGCCGGGTCCGGGCGTACGCGGGGCAGTTCCTGCTGCTCGCCGTGCTGACCGTGGTGACCGCGCTGCTGATCACCGGAGTGCCGCGGGTCGCCGACCGGCTCACCGGCCAGGGCCTGACCGAGTACCTGGCCGGGCAGCCGGTGGCCCTGCGGGACGTCACGTACACCACCGCGCCGACCACGTTCCCGCCGACCCTCCAGCCGGTGGTCGCCGGGCAGGCGGGCCAGCTCGCGGCGATCGAGGAGCGGATGCCCGACGTGGTGCGCGAGGTCGTCGGGGACCGCTGGTACGTCGCGGACACCGTGCCGGGCCGGCTGCGCGGCTCGACGCTGCGCGGCGACAAGGGGCTGATCGACCTCGTCCTGCGCACCGGCAACGGCCTGCGCGAGGCCGCCACGCTGACCGGCGGTCGATGGCCGGAGCGTGGCGTCACGGCGGCCGGCGCGATCGAGGTGGCGCTCGCGGAGGCGGTGGCCACCGGACTGGGCGTCGCGCCCGGCGACCGCTTCCGCCTGTCGCTGCTCGACCCGAACGGCGACCCGCTGGCGTCCCGCCCGGTCGAACTGGTCGGCGTGTGGCGGCCGAACGACCCGGGCAACGGGGTCTGGGACGCGCTGCCGTCGATGCTGCGGCTCACCCCGCCCGAGGGCGACGGCGACCCGTTCGTGGCGGTCGCCTACACGGCCGACGCCGGGGTGGACGCCGCCGCCGCGGTCGGGTGGCCGGTGAGTTTCGGCTGGCGCTACCGGATCGCCCCGGACCGGCTCGTCCCCGGCCGGCTCGACGCGTTGATCGCCGGCGTCGACGGGCTGGAGCGGACCCGTCCCGCCTCGGTCACGCTGACCCAGGGCGTGGACGTTCCGCTGCGCCGCTTCGCCGCCGCGCTCGCCGCCGCCCGTACGCTGCTGGCGGTCATCGCCGCCGGGCTGCTCGCCACGCTGGCCGGGCTCTCCCTGCTGGCCGCCCGGCTCGCCGCGCGCCGTCGCCGTGCCGAGTTCCACCTGATCCGGGCGCGCGGTGCCTCGACCGGCGCCGTGCTGCGTCGCGGTCTGGCCGAGTCCGTCCTGGTGCTGCCGGCGGCGGCCGGGACCGGCTGGCTGCTCGGCGGCCTGCTGCCGGGCGTCGGCGCGTCGGCGCGGTGGGTGCTGCTCGCCGCGCTGCTGGCCACCCTGCTGCCGCCGTTGGCGGCGCTGGCGGTCGGCCGTCGGGGCGCCGGCCGCGCCGACCTCGGTGGCCGGTCACCGACGCTGCGGCTCACCGTCGAGGTGGTCGTGCTCGGGGTCGCCGTGCTCGGGGCGTTCCTGCTGCGCCGGCGTGGGCTCACCCCGGGTTCGGTGGACCCGCTGCTGGTTTCCGTGCCGGTGCTGCTGGCGGTGGCCGCGGCGTTGCTGGCGCTGCGCGCGTACCCGTGGCCGTTGCGGCTGCTCAGCCGCGTGACGGCCCGGGCGCGCGGCAGCGTCGCGTTCCTCGGCACCGCCCGCGCCGGCCGGGCGGCCAGCACCGGACCGCTTGTCGTGGTGGTGCTGGCGGTCGCCACCGCCGCGTTCTGCGGAGTGGTGGCCACCGGCATCGAGGCCGGTCGGGACACCGCCGCCGCCCACGCCGTCCCCGGCGACCTGCTGGTCGACGGCGAACGGTTCGCGCCGGACACCGCCGGAGAACTGGCCGCGCTGCCCGGCGTCCGCGCGGTGGCCCCGCTGCTCACCGTCCGGGCCGAGCGACCGTACGCCGACCGGGCCGGCCGGCCGACCCCGATCCGGGAGCTGCGGGTGCTGCTGGTCGACGGCGACCGCTTCGCCGAGGTGGCCCGACGCGCCGGTGTGCCGGTGAGCGTGCCCGGACCACTGCTCGGAGGCGGCGACGGCAGCGCTCCGCTGCCGGCGCTGGTGTCCCCGACGGTCGCCGCGGAGCTGGCCGAGGCCGGGCTCGCGGACGCCGGGGGACGCCGTCCCGCCTGGCTGGACGTGCAGGGCAACCGGTTGCCGCTGCGCGTCGCCGCCACCACCGTCGACGGGTTCGCGCTCGTCGACCGCGAGGTGACCCGGTTCGTGGTGCTGCCCTGGCCGGCCCTGCCGGCGGACGCCCCGCACCCGCTCGCCCCCACCGGCTTCGTGCTGGCCGGGCCCGGAGCCGACCCGGCCGAGGTGAACCGGGTGGCGACCGAGGGGCAGCGCCGCTACCTACGGATCGGGACGGTGGAGAGCGGGGACAAGGCCCGCGCGCCGCAGGTGACCAGCCGCGCCGCCGTCCGCGCCGAGCTGGGCGGCAGCGGCGTGAACGGGCTGCTGGTGTTCGGGTTCGTGCTCGGGGCCGGGGGCGGCGCGGTGCTGGGCCTGCTCGGGCTCGCGTTCGCGGTGCTCGCCGGCGCCCGGTCCCGGGGGCAGGTGCTGTCCCGGCTGCGCACCATGGGCCTGTCCCGGCGGCAGTGGCGCGGGCTGCTGCTGGTGGAGCTGACGCCGCTGGTGCTGGTGTCGGTGCTCACCGGCGCGGTGGTCGGCGCGCTGCTGCCGCTGCTGCTCACCCCGGTGCTCGGGCTGCCCGCGTTCACCGGCGGGGTGACCGTGCGTCCGGCGTTCGAACCCGGCCTGGTGGCCGGGGTGTCCGCCCTGGCCCTGCTGGCCCTCGGCTTCGCGATCACCGTGGAGGCCGTGAACAACCGCCGGATGCGCCTCGGTGAGGTGCTGCGGCTCGGAGAGGAGAGCTGA
- a CDS encoding isoamylase early set domain-containing protein has protein sequence MIKRSKLFGNQTRVTFSLPRTAPAGTVSVVGCFNGWEPGRHELVPRRDGTRTVTVRLGPGEYRFRYLATGGVWLDDESADQVDEAGSLLRL, from the coding sequence GTGATCAAGCGCAGCAAGCTCTTCGGCAACCAGACCCGGGTGACGTTCTCGCTGCCCCGCACCGCGCCGGCCGGCACGGTCAGCGTGGTCGGCTGCTTCAACGGGTGGGAGCCCGGCCGGCACGAGCTGGTGCCGCGCCGGGACGGCACCCGGACCGTGACCGTACGGCTCGGCCCGGGTGAGTACCGCTTCCGCTACCTCGCCACCGGCGGCGTGTGGCTGGACGACGAGAGCGCCGACCAGGTCGACGAGGCCGGCAGCCTGCTGCGCCTGTAG
- a CDS encoding FtsX-like permease family protein codes for MKLVWRRAVEARGLLLAAAVAALVAVGLVTGLSDYNRRAVEAGARAVLDAAPAEERSLLVSGSGGADATAFAERDRAVRAQFAAGLGGAPVRVVGARYGTGRELTGDVGAARTDDDPMFANLATLDDLPARAELTAGTWPTPGATPLQVTVPEKVAARLGLVVGERVPLFDRAAERAGAVTVVGTWRPRDAADAYWRLAPGVGDSQGDAASTSYGPFALDPADFARTFPGSVSAAWLAAPDLTGVEPGRLSAVTAALAGVTGRLPDATGLGSSTQQVSHLDRLVDRLGRADLVGRSALLTPLLLIVVLGGYALVLVAALLNEDRRAQTALLRARGAARGQLAGLAVREATLVVAPAVLLAPALTGPAVRHLGAGLGLADGGAARVWLVALAAAVGCLLAMVLPALRRAGTYVADMAARSRPSRGAAVQRASVDLALVALAVLAWTQLRQYSSPLAGANGGLGIDPLLAAAPTLGVLAGAVIALRLLPPTTRLAERLVDRRPWNATMFGMWQAGRRPHAGPVLLLALAVGGSTLAWSLVASWERSQRDQAWHTVGTDLRLTERDGAAPDERAGALAVAPGLDRVLPAWRDDIRVGREARPATAVALDAVAAHGMVRLDDADGGASTTALLDRLAGGRGEPPGTALPAGARTLAGTVRTPVDTAYTPPSVAVSALFATDAGAAWRLRLVEADGDGRPVRFSITLPDTGGVPLRLVGFEADGGDVVGSSYRLLVDGLRLTDAGGGALPLPLTGAWRVVDPATGPQGPAQATATTLDGTRSFRVPEGLLEYAGTPPSRFAVVPRADDRPVPVLITPGVASALSVGTGDSLTLSLAEVTLDVTVVGQVAAVPGTDGDGVLLDLPAAANQVLQQRGGVRSVAEWWLRTGPGGHSAAARALAGADGTVLHDRRQVAQEAARDPYWRGARTGLLAAALGSVLLALVGLAVDGWATTRRRLTEFAVFTTLGATSRLLARAYLAEQTFLAAIGVGVGLLVGAVVAATMVPLVILTPAAGRPVPEAVFTVPWSPVGLTAAGLLLAALAFAAVVTTGIRQRIAAVQLRIGGEQ; via the coding sequence ATGAAGCTGGTGTGGAGGCGGGCGGTCGAGGCCCGAGGGCTGCTGCTCGCCGCCGCGGTCGCGGCTCTCGTCGCGGTCGGGCTGGTCACCGGGCTCTCCGACTACAACCGGCGGGCGGTCGAGGCGGGTGCCCGCGCGGTGCTCGACGCCGCCCCGGCGGAGGAGCGCAGCCTGCTGGTCAGCGGCTCCGGTGGCGCCGACGCGACCGCGTTCGCCGAGCGGGACCGGGCGGTCCGGGCGCAGTTCGCCGCCGGCCTGGGCGGGGCCCCGGTCCGCGTCGTCGGCGCCCGCTACGGCACCGGGCGGGAGCTGACCGGTGACGTGGGCGCCGCCCGCACCGACGACGATCCGATGTTCGCCAACCTCGCCACGCTGGACGACCTGCCGGCGCGCGCCGAGCTGACCGCCGGGACGTGGCCCACGCCCGGCGCCACCCCGTTGCAGGTGACCGTGCCGGAGAAGGTGGCCGCGCGGCTCGGCCTGGTGGTCGGGGAGCGGGTGCCGCTGTTCGACCGGGCAGCGGAACGTGCCGGCGCGGTGACTGTCGTCGGCACGTGGCGGCCCCGCGACGCGGCCGACGCGTACTGGCGGCTCGCCCCGGGCGTCGGCGACAGTCAGGGCGACGCGGCGAGCACCTCGTACGGGCCGTTCGCGCTGGACCCGGCGGACTTCGCGCGTACCTTCCCGGGCTCGGTCTCGGCGGCCTGGCTGGCCGCCCCGGACCTGACCGGCGTCGAACCGGGCCGGTTGTCCGCCGTCACCGCCGCGCTGGCCGGCGTCACCGGGCGGCTGCCCGACGCCACCGGCCTGGGTTCCTCCACGCAGCAGGTCAGCCACCTGGACCGGCTGGTGGACCGGCTCGGCCGGGCCGACCTGGTGGGCCGGTCCGCCCTGCTCACCCCGCTGCTGCTGATCGTGGTGCTCGGCGGGTACGCGCTGGTGCTGGTCGCCGCGCTGCTCAACGAGGACCGGCGGGCACAGACCGCGCTGCTGCGGGCCCGGGGCGCCGCGCGTGGCCAGCTCGCCGGGCTCGCCGTACGCGAGGCGACGCTGGTGGTGGCGCCGGCCGTGCTGCTGGCCCCGGCGCTGACCGGGCCGGCGGTCCGGCACCTCGGCGCGGGCCTGGGGCTGGCCGACGGCGGCGCGGCCCGGGTCTGGCTGGTGGCGCTCGCCGCCGCGGTCGGTTGCCTGCTCGCCATGGTGCTGCCGGCGCTGCGCCGGGCCGGCACCTACGTCGCCGACATGGCGGCCCGCTCCCGGCCGAGTCGGGGCGCGGCCGTGCAACGCGCCAGCGTCGACCTGGCCCTGGTGGCGCTGGCCGTGCTCGCCTGGACCCAGCTACGGCAGTACTCCTCGCCGCTGGCCGGCGCGAACGGCGGCCTCGGCATCGACCCGCTGCTCGCCGCCGCGCCCACCCTCGGCGTGCTGGCCGGCGCCGTGATCGCGCTGCGGCTGCTGCCGCCGACCACCCGGCTCGCGGAACGCCTCGTCGACCGGCGGCCGTGGAACGCGACCATGTTCGGCATGTGGCAGGCGGGCCGCCGCCCGCACGCCGGGCCGGTGCTGCTGCTCGCGCTCGCCGTCGGCGGCAGCACGCTGGCCTGGTCGCTGGTGGCCTCCTGGGAGCGGTCGCAGCGGGACCAGGCCTGGCACACGGTCGGCACCGACCTGCGGTTGACCGAACGCGACGGTGCCGCCCCCGACGAACGGGCCGGCGCGCTGGCCGTCGCCCCCGGGCTGGACCGGGTGCTGCCGGCCTGGCGGGACGACATCCGGGTCGGCCGGGAGGCCCGCCCGGCCACCGCGGTCGCGCTGGACGCCGTCGCCGCGCACGGGATGGTCCGGCTCGACGACGCCGACGGCGGGGCGTCCACCACCGCGCTGCTGGACCGGTTGGCCGGTGGGCGGGGCGAACCGCCGGGGACCGCCCTGCCCGCCGGGGCGCGGACGCTGGCCGGGACCGTCCGTACCCCGGTCGACACCGCCTACACGCCGCCGTCGGTGGCGGTGTCCGCGCTGTTCGCCACCGACGCGGGCGCGGCCTGGCGGCTGCGGCTGGTCGAGGCGGACGGCGACGGGCGGCCGGTGCGCTTCTCGATCACGCTGCCCGACACCGGTGGCGTGCCGCTGCGGCTGGTCGGGTTCGAGGCCGACGGCGGCGACGTGGTCGGCAGCTCCTACCGGCTGCTGGTGGACGGACTGCGGCTCACCGACGCCGGGGGCGGCGCGCTGCCGCTGCCGCTCACCGGAGCCTGGCGGGTGGTCGATCCGGCGACCGGGCCGCAGGGCCCCGCGCAGGCCACCGCGACCACTCTGGACGGGACCCGGAGCTTCCGCGTGCCCGAAGGACTGCTGGAGTACGCGGGCACCCCGCCGTCCCGCTTCGCGGTGGTGCCCCGGGCGGACGACCGGCCGGTGCCGGTGCTGATCACCCCGGGCGTGGCGAGCGCGTTGAGCGTGGGCACCGGCGACTCCCTCACGCTGTCGCTGGCCGAGGTGACGCTGGACGTCACAGTGGTCGGGCAGGTCGCCGCGGTCCCCGGCACCGACGGCGACGGGGTGCTCCTCGACCTGCCCGCCGCCGCCAACCAGGTGCTCCAGCAGCGCGGCGGCGTACGGTCGGTGGCCGAGTGGTGGCTGCGGACCGGGCCGGGCGGCCACAGCGCCGCCGCGCGGGCGCTCGCCGGAGCCGACGGCACCGTCCTGCACGACCGGCGACAGGTGGCCCAGGAAGCCGCCCGGGACCCGTACTGGCGGGGCGCCCGCACCGGGCTGCTCGCCGCCGCGCTCGGGTCCGTGCTGCTGGCCCTGGTCGGCCTGGCCGTGGACGGGTGGGCCACCACCCGACGCCGGCTCACCGAGTTCGCCGTGTTCACCACGCTCGGCGCGACCAGCCGACTGCTGGCCCGCGCGTACCTCGCCGAGCAGACGTTCCTGGCCGCGATCGGGGTCGGCGTCGGGCTGCTGGTCGGGGCCGTGGTGGCGGCGACCATGGTGCCGCTGGTGATCCTCACCCCGGCGGCCGGCCGGCCGGTGCCCGAGGCGGTCTTCACCGTGCCCTGGTCGCCGGTCGGGCTGACCGCCGCCGGGCTGCTGCTGGCCGCGCTCGCCTTCGCCGCCGTCGTCACCACCGGCATCCGCCAGCGGATCGCCGCCGTGCAGCTCCGGATCGGGGGAGAACAATGA
- a CDS encoding Prokaryotic metallothionein: MAACEVCGNDYWMAFEVRTVDGARHTFDCFECAVHKMAPICEHCQIKIVGHGVEVSGRFFCCAHCARAVEGDQGAEIRDAVGARPA; the protein is encoded by the coding sequence ATGGCTGCCTGTGAGGTCTGCGGCAACGACTACTGGATGGCGTTCGAGGTGCGCACGGTCGACGGGGCCCGGCACACGTTCGACTGCTTCGAGTGCGCGGTGCACAAGATGGCACCGATCTGCGAACACTGCCAGATCAAGATCGTCGGGCACGGCGTCGAGGTCTCCGGTCGCTTCTTCTGCTGCGCCCACTGCGCCCGCGCGGTCGAGGGCGACCAGGGCGCCGAGATCCGCGACGCGGTCGGCGCCCGGCCGGCCTGA
- a CDS encoding GNAT family N-acetyltransferase, translating into MTDVIFREAVRADLPAVLALLADDVLGRTRDLPEVDEAYERAFADLDADPRNHLIVAEDGGELVGCLQITYIPGLGRHGAERSLIESVRVRADRRGRGLGRTMMRWAIDRARERGCALVQLTTDKRRADAHRFYRDLGFVASHEGMKLAL; encoded by the coding sequence GTGACCGACGTGATCTTCCGGGAGGCGGTCCGGGCCGACCTGCCCGCCGTACTGGCCCTGCTCGCCGACGACGTGCTGGGCCGCACCCGCGACCTGCCCGAGGTCGACGAGGCGTACGAGCGGGCGTTCGCCGACCTGGACGCCGACCCGCGCAACCACCTGATCGTCGCCGAGGACGGCGGTGAACTGGTCGGCTGCCTCCAGATCACGTACATCCCGGGGTTGGGCCGGCACGGCGCGGAGCGGTCCCTGATCGAGTCGGTGCGGGTCCGCGCCGACCGGCGCGGTCGAGGGCTGGGCCGGACGATGATGCGCTGGGCGATCGACCGGGCCCGGGAGCGGGGCTGCGCGCTGGTGCAGCTCACCACCGACAAGCGGCGCGCCGACGCCCATCGCTTCTACCGCGACCTGGGCTTCGTGGCCAGCCACGAGGGGATGAAGCTGGCCCTCTAG
- the ligD gene encoding non-homologous end-joining DNA ligase — protein sequence MAGSRSAVEEIEVAGRAVRLSSPDRVIFPQRGFTKADVFHYYLAVGEGITRALRDRPTTLQRFPQGIEGEMFFQKRVPARGVPPWIRTAEISFPSGRTAQELCPADLAHVAWAAQMGTVVFHPWPVRAADTDRPDELRIDLDPQPGTDFTDAVTAAGELRGLLDELGVPGWPKTSGGRGVHVYLRIQPRWTFVEVRRATIALARELERRRPELVTTAWWKEERGQRVFVDFNQMARDRTIACAWSLRANGRATVSTPVEWDELPEVDPDDFHLGTVPARFAERGDPHAAIDDAPWDITPLLEWAERDAADGLGDLPYPPEYPKMPGEPKRVQPSKDRDRPKPS from the coding sequence ATGGCGGGCAGCAGAAGCGCGGTCGAGGAGATCGAGGTCGCCGGCCGGGCCGTGCGGCTGAGCAGCCCGGATCGGGTGATCTTCCCGCAGCGCGGCTTCACCAAGGCGGACGTCTTCCACTACTACCTGGCGGTGGGTGAGGGGATCACCCGGGCCCTGCGGGACCGGCCCACCACCCTGCAACGCTTCCCCCAGGGCATCGAGGGGGAGATGTTCTTCCAGAAGCGGGTGCCCGCCCGCGGCGTACCCCCGTGGATCCGCACCGCGGAGATCAGTTTCCCCAGCGGCCGGACGGCCCAGGAGCTGTGCCCGGCCGACCTGGCCCACGTGGCCTGGGCGGCGCAGATGGGCACCGTGGTCTTCCATCCCTGGCCGGTGCGCGCCGCCGACACCGACCGCCCGGACGAGCTGCGCATCGACCTCGACCCGCAGCCCGGCACCGACTTCACCGACGCGGTGACCGCCGCCGGCGAGCTGCGCGGGCTGCTGGACGAGCTGGGCGTGCCGGGTTGGCCGAAGACCTCCGGCGGTCGGGGTGTACACGTCTACCTGCGCATCCAGCCGCGCTGGACGTTCGTCGAGGTGCGCCGGGCGACCATCGCGCTGGCCCGGGAGCTGGAACGACGCCGACCCGAGCTGGTCACCACCGCCTGGTGGAAGGAGGAGCGGGGGCAGCGGGTCTTCGTCGACTTCAACCAGATGGCGCGGGACCGCACCATCGCCTGCGCCTGGTCGCTGCGGGCCAACGGGCGGGCCACCGTCTCCACCCCGGTCGAGTGGGACGAGCTGCCCGAGGTCGACCCGGACGACTTCCACCTGGGCACGGTGCCGGCCCGGTTCGCCGAACGGGGCGACCCGCACGCCGCCATCGACGACGCGCCGTGGGACATCACGCCGCTGCTGGAGTGGGCCGAGCGGGACGCCGCCGACGGTCTCGGTGACCTGCCCTACCCGCCGGAATACCCGAAGATGCCCGGCGAGCCGAAACGCGTCCAGCCCTCCAAGGACCGCGACCGCCCGAAACCCTCCTGA
- the msrB gene encoding peptide-methionine (R)-S-oxide reductase MsrB: MSLSDNELPRTEDEWRVRLSPAEFRVLREAGTEAPWTGEYVDTKTPGVYHCRACGAELFRSDDKFDSHCGWPSFDDAIPGAVKEIPDNTLGMRRVEIRCARCDSHLGHVFEGEGFTPKDTRHCVNSISVRLEPSDG; the protein is encoded by the coding sequence GTGAGTCTTTCCGACAATGAACTGCCCCGCACCGAGGACGAGTGGCGGGTCCGGTTGAGCCCGGCGGAGTTCCGGGTGCTCCGCGAGGCCGGCACCGAGGCGCCCTGGACCGGTGAGTACGTCGACACCAAGACCCCCGGCGTCTACCACTGCCGGGCCTGCGGGGCCGAGTTGTTCCGCAGCGACGACAAGTTCGACTCGCACTGCGGCTGGCCCAGCTTCGACGACGCCATTCCCGGCGCGGTCAAGGAGATCCCGGACAACACGCTCGGCATGCGCCGGGTGGAGATCCGCTGCGCGCGGTGCGACAGCCACCTGGGGCACGTCTTCGAGGGTGAGGGCTTCACCCCGAAGGACACCCGGCACTGCGTCAACTCGATCTCGGTGCGGCTGGAGCCGAGCGACGGCTGA
- a CDS encoding GNAT family N-acetyltransferase, with product MSVEFHLAGFAELDARTFHDLLRLRVDVFVVEQACAYPELDGRDVEPGTRHLWLTRDGAVVAYLRILADPDGVARIGRVAVAPAARGAGLAGALLTEALAAVGDRPCVLEAQTHLVAFYAGHGFTVSGPGYVEDGIPHTPMRRNPN from the coding sequence ATGTCCGTCGAGTTCCACCTGGCCGGCTTCGCCGAGCTGGACGCCCGCACCTTCCACGACCTGCTCCGGCTGCGCGTCGACGTGTTCGTCGTGGAGCAGGCCTGCGCGTACCCGGAGCTGGACGGTCGGGACGTCGAGCCCGGCACGCGCCATCTCTGGCTGACCCGCGACGGGGCCGTCGTGGCGTACCTGCGGATCCTGGCCGACCCCGACGGCGTGGCACGGATCGGCAGGGTGGCGGTGGCGCCGGCGGCCCGCGGCGCGGGCCTGGCCGGCGCGCTGCTGACCGAGGCGCTGGCCGCGGTGGGCGACCGACCGTGCGTGCTGGAGGCGCAGACGCACCTGGTGGCCTTCTACGCCGGACACGGCTTCACGGTGAGCGGGCCCGGCTACGTCGAGGACGGCATCCCGCACACGCCGATGCGCCGGAATCCAAACTAA
- a CDS encoding ABC transporter ATP-binding protein has product MTDQAVVPPATPVEDVVRVEGVSRTFGRGEHAVHAVRDVSLTAGRGELVAVRGRSGAGKTTLLNLIGGLDRPDAGRIEVAGHDVTSAGERELLALRRGTVGFVFQTFGLVPILSAAENVGVPLRLAKVPAAEREQRVAVLLELVGLGAHAAQRPYELSGGQQQRVAVARALANEPDLLIADEPTGQLDSETGRSIMDLLRAVVHARGMTALVATHDPALIELADRTLVLRDGRLVTD; this is encoded by the coding sequence ATGACCGACCAGGCTGTGGTGCCACCGGCGACGCCGGTCGAGGACGTGGTCCGGGTCGAGGGGGTGAGCCGCACCTTCGGTCGGGGGGAGCACGCCGTGCACGCCGTACGGGACGTCTCCCTCACCGCCGGGCGGGGCGAGCTGGTCGCCGTGCGCGGCCGGTCCGGGGCCGGCAAGACCACGCTGCTGAACCTGATCGGTGGCCTGGACCGGCCGGACGCCGGCCGGATCGAGGTGGCCGGGCACGACGTGACGTCGGCGGGGGAGCGGGAACTGCTGGCGCTGCGCCGGGGCACCGTCGGTTTCGTCTTCCAGACGTTCGGCCTGGTGCCGATCCTGTCCGCGGCGGAGAACGTCGGGGTGCCGCTGCGGCTGGCCAAGGTGCCGGCGGCGGAGCGGGAGCAGCGGGTGGCGGTGCTGCTGGAACTGGTCGGGCTGGGCGCGCACGCGGCGCAGCGCCCGTACGAGCTGTCCGGCGGCCAGCAGCAGCGGGTGGCGGTGGCCCGGGCGTTGGCGAACGAGCCGGACCTGCTCATCGCCGACGAGCCGACCGGTCAGCTCGACTCCGAGACCGGCCGCTCGATCATGGACCTGCTCCGTGCCGTGGTGCACGCCCGGGGCATGACCGCGCTGGTAGCCACGCACGATCCGGCGCTGATCGAGCTGGCCGACCGGACGCTGGTGCTGCGCGACGGCCGCCTGGTCACCGACTGA